From one Candidatus Eremiobacterota bacterium genomic stretch:
- a CDS encoding efflux RND transporter periplasmic adaptor subunit, translating to MKALKVLFTLALIAGLLYGGYYAYARFIPRKKEVVSIPTTKVQQGDFVIKVTEIGKVKARKSVQISAPFGGKIIKLCKEGSIVKPGDFLAQMDTTELTRKQRDETLSYEQALADVQKAEEELRIAKISAQLDIKDKLSQLDYDRSELEDAKNKLKRQQRLFAESIVIKADVENEEVKVRSKELAVKKGLIAVEIARKKSLSDESKKRAEINILGLKGKKNRLDAEAATEDLSQATVKANARGIVVFQDVWRSGQMGKLSEGDDVHRRENIMEIPDLASLLVIVPVRETEIHRVKVGAKCTISLEADPSSLFHGKVEKIDRIAKEPHPWENPTAPGQKTFEVTIGLKETDASKIRPGMTANTDIIEKKLEKVLNLPIECVFYHEGKKFVYIKEGENYVKKEVDVGERNENFVVITKGLKGGEDVALRDPTKSIEESEATSKKENGSSPVDLVPKNGKKGKGK from the coding sequence ATGAAGGCTCTGAAAGTGCTTTTCACCCTGGCGCTCATTGCCGGCCTCCTGTACGGCGGCTACTACGCCTATGCAAGGTTCATACCCAGGAAAAAGGAAGTCGTGAGCATTCCCACGACAAAAGTACAGCAGGGCGACTTTGTCATCAAGGTGACTGAGATAGGCAAGGTGAAAGCCCGTAAATCCGTGCAGATCTCTGCGCCTTTTGGAGGCAAGATTATCAAGCTCTGCAAGGAGGGCTCCATAGTAAAGCCGGGAGATTTTCTTGCCCAGATGGATACAACGGAGCTGACACGCAAGCAGAGGGATGAGACCCTCAGCTACGAGCAGGCCCTTGCTGACGTCCAAAAAGCCGAGGAGGAGCTCAGGATAGCAAAAATCAGCGCCCAGCTCGATATCAAGGACAAGCTGTCGCAGCTTGATTATGACAGGAGCGAGCTGGAAGATGCGAAAAACAAGCTCAAGAGGCAGCAGCGCCTTTTCGCCGAATCAATCGTCATCAAGGCCGATGTGGAAAACGAGGAGGTGAAGGTTCGGTCAAAAGAGCTGGCGGTAAAGAAAGGGCTGATTGCCGTGGAGATAGCAAGGAAGAAGAGCCTCTCAGACGAGAGCAAAAAGCGCGCCGAAATAAACATCCTTGGCTTGAAAGGCAAAAAGAACAGGCTCGATGCAGAGGCGGCGACGGAAGATCTCAGCCAGGCCACCGTAAAAGCCAACGCGAGAGGCATCGTGGTGTTCCAGGACGTGTGGAGGTCAGGCCAGATGGGAAAGCTCAGCGAGGGTGATGACGTGCACCGCCGGGAGAACATCATGGAGATCCCGGATCTTGCGTCGCTCCTCGTGATAGTGCCGGTAAGAGAAACAGAGATTCACAGGGTGAAAGTGGGCGCAAAGTGCACCATAAGCCTGGAAGCCGATCCCAGCTCGCTGTTCCATGGCAAGGTGGAAAAAATTGACAGGATAGCAAAAGAGCCTCATCCCTGGGAAAATCCCACGGCGCCCGGCCAGAAAACCTTCGAGGTCACCATCGGCCTCAAGGAGACCGATGCCTCAAAGATCCGCCCCGGCATGACGGCCAACACCGATATAATTGAGAAAAAGCTTGAAAAAGTGCTGAACCTCCCCATTGAATGCGTCTTTTACCATGAAGGCAAGAAATTCGTCTATATCAAGGAAGGCGAAAATTACGTGAAAAAAGAGGTCGATGTGGGCGAGCGGAACGAGAACTTCGTGGTGATCACGAAAGGCCTCAAGGGAGGCGAGGATGTGGCGCTCCGCGATCCCACCAAGTCCATTGAAGAGTCCGAGGCTACCTCAAAGAAGGAGAATGGCTCCTCGCCTGTGGACCTTGTCCCCAAGAACGGAAAAAAGGGAAAGGGGAAATAG
- a CDS encoding TolC family protein has product MRRALRALAIFLAMHLCLSASCCFSQEDVAGTADVLSLDRCVQICLKRNFSLMQALELLIEKEADYYVSMSDNLATKVGSYYKNGTTVLNHGYEEMEAKGELSYKMPLGDTVRASSEIIRTNFTDLAGYDLSLEYRHPMAKGYGPLIGWKEVRKSQRNWTIQELQYFLSKQGVVSEVIRKYFTLLQSKKLIDVNEEAVKSARENLRITKKKFDEGMVSKIDLTRAEILLVESQDGLLSAQKTWQDSRDSLLLTMGLDARRKYDIDYTVPYTPSDFLEEECLDLALLVRKELMVSGEDLIQNQENVVIAKNNLMPQLDLVGGYGATRKDFLFGSGSTGSLLYPAWNARIEFSIDISKRALREELLKAQRLVALAEQKIADQKREIVKEVREYIRLVNLNQNKVRLREENLRAAEERLHLAKRSWEEGLINNRELVDAQQALVQAQSQLLRAKIDYIIAEYELRKSIGYDLSYLIRQENREKRAPRPARTVTE; this is encoded by the coding sequence ATGAGGAGAGCTTTAAGAGCCCTTGCAATCTTCCTGGCAATGCACCTGTGCCTGTCTGCCTCATGCTGTTTTTCCCAGGAAGACGTGGCAGGCACCGCTGATGTGCTCTCCCTTGACCGCTGCGTGCAGATCTGCCTTAAGAGGAACTTCAGCCTCATGCAGGCCCTTGAGCTGCTCATAGAGAAAGAGGCTGATTATTATGTCTCGATGAGTGACAATCTCGCCACGAAAGTGGGCTCATATTACAAGAACGGTACCACAGTCCTCAATCATGGGTATGAGGAGATGGAGGCGAAGGGCGAGCTTTCCTATAAGATGCCCCTGGGGGACACGGTAAGAGCCTCCAGTGAGATCATAAGGACCAATTTCACCGACCTGGCAGGCTACGATCTCTCCCTTGAATACCGGCACCCCATGGCCAAGGGCTATGGCCCCCTCATCGGCTGGAAGGAAGTGAGAAAAAGCCAGAGAAACTGGACCATCCAGGAGCTCCAGTACTTTCTCTCAAAACAAGGCGTGGTTTCTGAGGTAATAAGGAAGTACTTCACTCTTCTCCAGTCAAAGAAACTCATTGATGTCAATGAGGAGGCGGTAAAGAGCGCCCGGGAAAATCTCCGGATCACCAAGAAAAAGTTTGACGAGGGGATGGTCTCAAAAATTGATCTCACCCGCGCTGAGATCCTGCTGGTGGAATCGCAGGACGGCCTCCTGAGCGCCCAGAAAACCTGGCAGGACAGCAGGGATTCCCTCCTTCTGACGATGGGCCTCGACGCGAGGAGGAAATATGACATTGATTACACCGTGCCTTATACCCCAAGCGACTTTCTCGAGGAAGAGTGTCTTGATCTTGCCCTCCTGGTGAGAAAAGAACTCATGGTGAGCGGCGAGGATCTCATCCAGAACCAGGAAAACGTCGTTATCGCAAAAAACAACCTCATGCCGCAGCTTGACCTCGTGGGAGGCTACGGTGCCACGCGGAAGGATTTCCTCTTCGGCTCGGGAAGCACCGGCTCTCTTCTCTATCCCGCCTGGAACGCGCGCATTGAATTCTCCATCGACATCAGCAAGCGGGCTCTCAGGGAGGAGCTTCTGAAGGCCCAGAGGCTCGTGGCGCTTGCCGAGCAGAAAATAGCCGACCAGAAAAGAGAGATTGTCAAGGAAGTGAGGGAATACATCCGTCTTGTGAACCTCAACCAGAACAAAGTGCGGCTCCGGGAGGAAAATCTCAGGGCGGCCGAGGAAAGACTCCACCTGGCAAAAAGGAGCTGGGAGGAGGGGCTCATCAACAACAGGGAGCTTGTTGATGCCCAGCAGGCCCTGGTACAGGCCCAGAGCCAGCTCCTGCGCGCCAAGATTGACTATATCATCGCCGAGTATGAGCTCAGGAAATCCATTGGCTATGACCTCTCCTACCTTATCAGGCAGGAGAACAGGGAGAAAAGAGCTCCCCGGCCCGCCAGAACAGTGACAGAATGA
- a CDS encoding ABC transporter ATP-binding protein yields the protein MIEIKGLTKVYKLGRIELPILKGISFTVNAREFVSIMGPSGSGKSTCLHILGCLDRPSSGSYMLDGREVSRLSDSELARVRNKKIGFVFQSFNLLPRASALQNVELPLIYAGISKRIPRCKQALERVGLGKRIKHRPSELSGGEQQRVAIARAIVNDPAILLADEPTGNLDSVSGKEIMAIFTELHRQGMTVLLITHDRGVAHYGSRIIHFLDGAISEEEEIAAEHPHQEGTTGSPPPENNAPEGGKP from the coding sequence TTGATAGAGATAAAGGGTCTCACCAAGGTATACAAGCTCGGCAGAATTGAGCTGCCGATCCTCAAAGGAATAAGCTTTACAGTGAATGCCCGGGAGTTTGTAAGCATCATGGGACCCTCGGGGTCGGGAAAATCAACGTGCCTTCATATTCTCGGCTGCCTCGACAGGCCCTCGTCGGGCTCCTATATGCTTGACGGCAGGGAGGTAAGCAGGCTCTCGGACAGCGAACTTGCCAGGGTGAGAAACAAGAAAATTGGCTTTGTGTTCCAGAGCTTCAACCTGCTCCCGAGGGCCTCGGCGCTCCAGAATGTAGAGCTTCCCCTCATCTATGCCGGAATATCAAAGAGAATTCCGCGGTGCAAGCAGGCCCTTGAGAGGGTCGGCCTCGGGAAAAGAATAAAACACCGTCCCTCGGAGCTCTCCGGAGGCGAGCAGCAGAGGGTCGCCATTGCAAGGGCCATCGTCAACGACCCCGCCATACTGCTGGCTGACGAGCCCACTGGAAACCTTGACAGCGTCTCCGGCAAAGAAATTATGGCCATCTTCACCGAGCTTCACCGGCAGGGCATGACGGTGCTCCTGATAACCCATGACCGGGGAGTTGCACACTACGGAAGCAGGATAATCCATTTTCTTGACGGCGCCATATCAGAGGAAGAGGAGATCGCGGCAGAGCACCCTCACCAGGAGGGAACCACCGGGAGCCCCCCGCCTGAAAATAATGCGCCAGAAGGGGGGAAGCCATGA
- a CDS encoding ABC transporter ATP-binding protein, giving the protein MEALKDISLSIESGDIIGILGRSGSGKTTLLNLLAFLDRPSSGTITLKGREIRTENPALLARERREHIGFIFQQFNLIAHLTAAENVALPLKYCGIPRRKRMERACEMLEMVGMGHRTDFRWGELSGGEAQRVAVARALINRPSLLFADEPTSELDNENSEILHRLIANLAGTMGAAVVIATHDPAIATCTTRLFTINDGTLESGQG; this is encoded by the coding sequence GTGGAGGCCCTCAAGGACATTTCCCTTTCCATAGAGAGCGGCGACATCATTGGCATCCTCGGCCGCTCCGGGAGCGGCAAGACCACGCTGCTGAACCTCCTCGCCTTCCTGGACAGGCCTTCGTCGGGGACCATCACCCTGAAAGGGAGGGAGATAAGAACCGAGAACCCTGCCCTCCTTGCCAGGGAGAGAAGAGAGCACATCGGCTTCATCTTTCAGCAGTTCAACCTCATTGCTCACCTCACTGCAGCGGAGAACGTGGCATTGCCTCTGAAGTATTGCGGCATACCAAGGCGAAAAAGGATGGAGCGGGCCTGTGAAATGCTTGAGATGGTGGGAATGGGTCATCGCACCGACTTCAGATGGGGCGAGCTTTCTGGAGGTGAGGCCCAGCGGGTGGCAGTAGCAAGGGCTCTGATCAATAGGCCGTCGCTTCTATTTGCCGATGAGCCCACTTCAGAGCTCGACAATGAGAATTCCGAGATTCTTCACCGCCTGATTGCCAATCTGGCAGGCACCATGGGAGCCGCCGTGGTGATCGCCACCCATGACCCCGCCATCGCCACCTGCACCACAAGGCTCTTCACCATCAACGACGGGACCCTGGAAAGCGGGCAGGGCTGA
- a CDS encoding ABC transporter permease has protein sequence MDELYDAFINARRRKLRSFLAISGVAVGIFMFIAVGSISEYFHELSACFRRTFSGKLFLCEKMSFWAGGGLISETKLSLIDAIPAIRTSIPLLIGRIDPQELFTLGMPPTLVGIPPDKAPLYLDRAPLAEGRFLMPSDTEALVAGYDVATRYRLKTGEPFLVRGRKFTVRGILRKTSTLIDRQALVPLSAAQESLGRPHLFTSIIIIPRDNETAEKAAGDLRALIPWALVISPQELQKEIDENMAYWELLTMVLLVLAGIASMLCVSVIMVMAVSERTREIGLKKALGAENSHIIKEHLGEVFLIWAAGWLMGTLLSLTLITVYHHLPQSWSISIFLVTPRLLAISLLWTFTVGIISALVPVRQALAIDPIKALRQ, from the coding sequence ATGGATGAGCTTTACGATGCCTTTATCAATGCCCGAAGAAGGAAATTGCGCTCTTTTCTTGCAATTTCCGGCGTGGCAGTGGGCATATTTATGTTCATCGCCGTGGGCTCCATCTCCGAATATTTTCACGAGCTCTCGGCCTGCTTCAGGAGGACCTTCTCGGGGAAGCTCTTTCTCTGCGAAAAGATGAGCTTCTGGGCAGGAGGAGGCCTCATTTCCGAGACAAAACTCTCCCTCATTGACGCTATACCGGCCATCAGGACCTCCATCCCCCTGCTGATCGGGCGAATTGATCCCCAGGAGCTCTTCACCCTCGGGATGCCTCCCACGCTGGTAGGCATTCCGCCTGACAAGGCCCCCCTCTACCTGGACAGGGCGCCCCTCGCCGAGGGGCGCTTCCTCATGCCTTCGGACACCGAGGCACTTGTGGCCGGTTATGACGTAGCCACCCGCTACCGCCTGAAAACCGGTGAACCCTTTCTCGTGCGGGGCAGGAAATTCACCGTGAGGGGAATTCTCAGGAAAACCTCCACCCTCATTGACAGGCAGGCTCTGGTTCCCCTCTCCGCAGCTCAGGAGAGCCTTGGGCGCCCCCACCTCTTCACCAGTATCATCATTATCCCCAGAGATAATGAGACCGCGGAAAAGGCAGCCGGGGACCTCAGGGCGCTCATCCCGTGGGCCCTGGTGATCTCGCCGCAGGAGCTCCAGAAGGAGATAGATGAGAATATGGCCTACTGGGAGCTCCTCACCATGGTGCTCCTTGTCCTTGCAGGGATAGCATCTATGCTCTGCGTATCGGTGATAATGGTAATGGCCGTATCGGAGCGGACAAGGGAGATCGGCCTCAAGAAGGCCCTCGGTGCTGAAAACAGCCATATCATCAAGGAACATCTTGGGGAAGTATTTCTCATATGGGCGGCGGGATGGCTCATGGGAACCCTTTTGAGCCTCACCCTCATCACTGTTTACCACCACCTGCCGCAAAGCTGGAGCATCTCAATCTTTCTCGTTACGCCGCGCCTTCTGGCCATTTCACTGCTGTGGACCTTCACTGTCGGTATAATCTCCGCCCTTGTTCCCGTCAGGCAGGCCCTCGCCATTGATCCGATAAAAGCATTGAGGCAATGA
- a CDS encoding DUF362 domain-containing protein: MTCTGKRVPMAKVHFLESHPTRNRILGIKRLIAESGVLSSLSRGDVVAVKFHPGELGNPYHVDSLTLRIVLDAIKERGGDPFLMDTTALYLCTRATGLGYYRTVNLQGFSLSTTGAPFICGDGLGGSRGILLKGKGIAEEILMADILAECQFLFVVSHCKGHRMTGFGGAVKNVGMGCVTRQTKLSLHRKVSSTFESGKCNGCGRCNEECPWHFPQVVDGRMVNTSPFCMRCTICMDYCPEGAIALVGIENLGKAIASSACAVVERFGEKKAFLNVAMNISAHCDCIEAPGRLVMGDIGYFASHDLVACDQAFLAGERASVFQDLYGIDPRLHVSEAERLGGGTTDFELIRIEP, encoded by the coding sequence GTGACCTGCACCGGAAAGCGGGTTCCCATGGCGAAAGTGCATTTTCTCGAGTCCCATCCCACCAGGAACAGGATTCTCGGCATCAAGCGCCTTATTGCCGAGAGCGGTGTTCTTTCCTCCCTCAGCAGGGGCGATGTGGTGGCGGTGAAATTCCACCCCGGAGAACTGGGAAATCCTTACCATGTCGATTCTCTCACCTTGAGGATTGTCCTTGATGCCATCAAGGAGAGGGGAGGCGATCCCTTCCTCATGGACACGACAGCGCTCTATTTATGCACGAGAGCCACGGGGCTCGGGTACTACCGGACCGTCAATCTCCAGGGATTCAGCCTCTCGACTACAGGGGCGCCATTTATCTGCGGTGACGGCCTGGGCGGGAGCAGGGGCATCCTTCTCAAGGGAAAGGGGATTGCCGAGGAGATATTGATGGCCGATATCCTTGCCGAGTGCCAGTTCCTCTTCGTGGTGAGCCACTGCAAAGGCCACCGCATGACGGGATTCGGCGGGGCCGTCAAGAACGTGGGAATGGGATGTGTCACCAGGCAGACGAAGCTCTCTCTCCACAGGAAAGTCTCCTCCACCTTCGAAAGCGGGAAATGCAACGGGTGCGGGCGCTGCAATGAGGAGTGCCCCTGGCACTTCCCCCAGGTCGTTGATGGCCGTATGGTGAACACAAGCCCCTTCTGCATGCGCTGCACCATATGCATGGATTACTGTCCGGAAGGAGCCATAGCCCTTGTGGGCATTGAGAATCTGGGGAAGGCCATTGCATCGTCGGCCTGCGCTGTTGTGGAGCGCTTCGGGGAGAAGAAAGCGTTTCTGAACGTGGCGATGAACATCTCGGCGCACTGCGACTGTATCGAAGCCCCCGGAAGGCTAGTGATGGGCGACATCGGGTATTTTGCCTCCCATGACCTTGTGGCATGTGATCAGGCCTTTCTCGCCGGGGAGCGTGCATCGGTTTTTCAGGACCTTTATGGCATTGACCCCCGCCTGCATGTCAGTGAGGCCGAAAGGCTCGGCGGGGGCACCACCGACTTCGAGCTCATAAGGATTGAACCCTGA
- a CDS encoding bifunctional nuclease family protein, which yields MRKMKVDKLGIDLLTHDPVVILRDFEGKRYLPILIGPFEATAIALALEGTPVPRPLSHDLMKSIIESLKATVNRIVIHDLHDNTFYAKIVLEMEGKTIEIDARPSDSIALALRANAPIFVSERIVLEETVVDKSAEEQDLKKFKKYIENLKPSDFLKGLDKRDFE from the coding sequence ATGAGAAAGATGAAGGTTGACAAGTTGGGCATCGATCTCCTCACCCATGATCCCGTGGTGATACTGAGGGATTTTGAAGGGAAGCGCTATCTTCCCATCCTCATAGGCCCCTTTGAAGCCACAGCCATTGCCCTGGCCCTTGAAGGAACACCGGTGCCCCGCCCTCTTTCCCACGACCTCATGAAGTCCATCATAGAATCGCTCAAGGCCACAGTCAACCGTATAGTAATCCACGATCTCCATGACAATACCTTTTATGCCAAGATAGTCCTGGAGATGGAGGGCAAGACCATAGAGATTGACGCCCGCCCCAGCGACAGCATTGCCCTTGCGCTGAGGGCCAATGCCCCTATCTTCGTGTCTGAGAGGATTGTGCTTGAAGAGACCGTCGTTGACAAGTCGGCGGAAGAGCAGGATCTCAAGAAATTCAAGAAATACATAGAAAATCTCAAGCCCAGTGATTTTCTGAAAGGGCTTGACAAGAGAGATTTTGAGTAG
- a CDS encoding tetratricopeptide repeat protein, whose translation MDYPALNNDLDAIGRKDEAIFRCKELIRQARDSGDYHYKLFFEGKLNAINGLFDDALLKIRKAIDLEPQNPVFLLDAGICSAKLNKFHEALAFVDQALAIDGSHLRSLMHRASLLAALGDLRGALGVYDSLAGREPENLHLVLERAIVLRRMGFHDLALDGLEHVLAGQPRNFMALLNLAIVLDDLEHHDEALEAYGRARAVEPSNPALLGRMGILCQKLGNSDEALRYFDSVLTLEPQNYTILYHKGLALAAMGNHPEAIELFEICIAADPYSKESWKSRGESLTKMGDHEKALASFEEAIRIDTSYLESLVSKVSSLNMLGNWREALEEADKVLGIDSDQPGLYLEKGFSYYYLGMPEKAIEAFDMVLRKVPGNVKARYHKGLSLEKLGRFKESQECFRHVLREVPQDMTALHHLGYSLFKEERYREALAVLDEALLVSPNNPEVLSLKGFSLFETHRFREALAHFNRVLELNEGHSPALLAKARALAACELWEEASASFERYYQRDPGNAAVLAEMGKVLARRMLYREAIACFDRSLELHPKNVEVMMQKVVTLELAGEYDDAARLIYRVLKALPSSDARRPFFEFKYEYLRRYKRKETQASTGEEKTGEELHEALVNNILNEFWKYEIEERARKSRDGEHEREFIATAADSEEPASESDPFLAVLEGQGYFLRAGSRGILVNPAGHSFSGGPFSLRDIDAVVVTSPENQTASALEMLLSALSRARGMREAKVRHEQFLAAGHKVMTLLRDKEKGFDEAQRLLQAGYSLREDLPYRKLDLFVTPEVFGAFSGIIARYRDFVQTLHILDVSPSLQYCIYDGDISMVAFPGRAGSGGQEYRPVNLLIYWRDRSVLLAKAPPEPLELPWDRILGANTLLLAEMGSLERENFDITRSFPDRFAGGRTGVMGLALYHELFSPRLIVLTRLEKGYEEKAGLLCRIVASTLQCPCITASPGMELSLIHFGPLCQRCTQYLTSPMLLERCLSPAETILGEGAFFCDSCSSPA comes from the coding sequence ATGGATTATCCGGCATTGAATAACGACCTTGATGCCATCGGGCGTAAGGATGAAGCCATATTCAGATGCAAGGAGCTTATCCGCCAGGCGAGAGACTCTGGTGATTATCACTACAAGCTCTTTTTTGAGGGGAAGCTCAATGCCATCAACGGGCTGTTTGATGACGCCCTCCTCAAGATAAGAAAAGCCATTGATCTTGAACCCCAGAACCCCGTTTTTCTCCTCGATGCGGGCATATGCAGCGCGAAGCTGAACAAGTTCCATGAGGCCCTTGCCTTTGTTGACCAGGCCCTTGCCATTGACGGATCACACCTGAGGTCCCTGATGCACAGGGCTTCACTGCTGGCTGCGCTGGGTGACCTCCGCGGTGCGCTCGGCGTTTATGATTCTCTCGCCGGCAGGGAGCCTGAAAACCTGCACCTCGTCCTTGAGAGAGCCATCGTACTCCGCAGAATGGGATTTCATGACCTCGCCCTCGACGGGCTTGAGCATGTGCTTGCCGGGCAACCCAGGAATTTTATGGCACTGCTCAACCTTGCGATCGTGCTCGATGACCTGGAGCATCATGATGAAGCCCTTGAGGCCTATGGGCGGGCAAGGGCGGTGGAGCCCTCAAATCCGGCCCTCCTCGGAAGGATGGGCATCCTCTGCCAGAAACTGGGAAATTCCGACGAGGCCCTCAGGTATTTTGACAGCGTTCTTACCCTGGAACCCCAGAATTACACGATTCTCTACCACAAGGGTCTTGCACTCGCCGCAATGGGAAACCACCCTGAAGCCATAGAGCTTTTTGAGATCTGCATAGCGGCAGATCCATACTCCAAGGAGTCCTGGAAGAGCAGAGGCGAGTCTCTCACAAAGATGGGCGACCATGAAAAGGCCCTTGCAAGCTTTGAGGAAGCCATACGGATTGACACATCCTACCTCGAGTCCTTAGTGAGCAAAGTGAGCTCCCTTAACATGCTGGGCAACTGGAGAGAAGCCCTTGAGGAGGCAGACAAGGTCCTCGGGATTGACAGCGATCAGCCCGGGCTTTACCTGGAGAAAGGCTTCTCATACTATTATCTGGGTATGCCTGAGAAGGCCATTGAAGCCTTCGACATGGTCCTTCGAAAAGTTCCCGGGAACGTGAAGGCACGTTATCACAAGGGCCTCTCCCTGGAGAAGCTCGGGAGGTTCAAGGAATCGCAGGAATGCTTCAGGCATGTTCTCAGGGAAGTTCCTCAGGATATGACAGCCCTCCACCATCTCGGGTACTCCCTCTTCAAGGAGGAGCGCTACCGGGAGGCACTCGCCGTGCTTGATGAAGCCCTGCTTGTTTCGCCCAATAACCCGGAAGTGCTCTCCCTCAAAGGATTCTCTCTTTTTGAGACCCACCGTTTCAGAGAAGCGCTCGCACATTTCAACAGGGTCCTGGAGCTCAACGAGGGCCATTCCCCGGCGCTTCTCGCAAAGGCAAGAGCACTTGCGGCATGTGAACTCTGGGAGGAGGCCTCTGCATCCTTTGAAAGATACTATCAGCGCGACCCCGGGAATGCCGCGGTCCTCGCTGAGATGGGGAAGGTTCTCGCAAGGAGGATGCTTTACCGTGAGGCTATTGCATGCTTTGACAGGAGCCTGGAACTGCACCCCAAGAACGTCGAGGTGATGATGCAGAAAGTCGTGACCCTTGAGCTCGCCGGGGAGTATGACGATGCCGCGCGCCTTATCTACAGGGTTCTGAAGGCCTTGCCTTCCTCTGATGCGAGGCGCCCCTTCTTTGAGTTTAAATATGAATATCTCCGCCGCTACAAGAGAAAAGAAACCCAGGCCAGTACCGGAGAGGAGAAAACCGGGGAAGAGCTCCATGAGGCGCTGGTAAACAACATATTGAACGAGTTCTGGAAGTATGAGATAGAGGAGAGGGCCAGGAAGAGCAGGGATGGGGAGCATGAGCGTGAATTTATCGCCACCGCTGCAGACTCTGAGGAACCGGCATCCGAGAGTGACCCCTTTCTTGCGGTCCTGGAGGGGCAGGGATACTTTCTGCGGGCCGGGTCCCGGGGCATCCTTGTGAATCCCGCGGGACATTCATTTTCAGGGGGGCCTTTTTCGCTCCGTGACATAGATGCAGTGGTGGTGACATCACCGGAGAACCAGACAGCCTCCGCACTTGAGATGCTGCTGAGCGCCCTCTCCAGGGCCCGCGGGATGCGGGAGGCCAAGGTGCGCCACGAGCAATTTCTCGCTGCCGGCCACAAGGTCATGACACTGCTTCGCGATAAGGAGAAAGGCTTTGACGAAGCCCAGCGCCTCCTCCAGGCAGGCTATTCACTGAGGGAGGACCTTCCTTACCGGAAGCTTGATCTTTTTGTTACCCCGGAGGTCTTCGGAGCCTTCTCTGGGATTATCGCGAGGTACAGGGACTTTGTGCAGACCCTCCATATTCTTGATGTTTCTCCCTCTCTTCAGTACTGCATATATGACGGTGATATCTCAATGGTGGCTTTCCCTGGAAGAGCCGGAAGCGGGGGACAGGAATACAGGCCTGTCAACCTCCTTATCTACTGGCGTGACAGGAGCGTGCTGCTGGCAAAAGCACCTCCCGAGCCTCTTGAGCTTCCGTGGGACCGCATCCTGGGAGCCAACACTCTCCTCCTCGCAGAGATGGGCTCTCTGGAGCGGGAGAATTTCGATATCACAAGAAGTTTTCCCGACAGGTTCGCCGGCGGCAGGACCGGGGTGATGGGCCTGGCTCTCTACCATGAGCTATTTTCCCCCCGTCTCATCGTGCTCACCCGGCTTGAGAAAGGGTATGAAGAAAAGGCGGGCCTTCTGTGCCGGATCGTCGCATCGACGCTTCAGTGCCCCTGTATCACGGCTTCACCGGGGATGGAACTGTCCCTTATCCATTTCGGGCCCCTTTGTCAGCGATGCACTCAGTACCTCACCTCTCCCATGCTGCTGGAAAGATGCCTGTCGCCTGCAGAGACGATCCTTGGGGAAGGAGCCTTCTTCTGCGATTCCTGTTCCTCACCTGCCTGA